The following are from one region of the Flexibacter flexilis DSM 6793 genome:
- a CDS encoding YbjN domain-containing protein: protein MPKFQILKEGVNEAIIASTNQNIEHYLSQLFDEYEIVKVDDIYSFSFGTVTVCIRVVPWHSEDALVSVFSYLAENVTVSEEFAKELLHLNATIPFGSFGLSFDSVVFTYSLPASNLDFSEFSAAVQTVAYIADEYDEMVKEKGGIVTL, encoded by the coding sequence ATGCCTAAGTTTCAGATATTAAAAGAAGGTGTAAATGAAGCAATTATTGCTTCTACAAACCAAAACATTGAGCATTATCTTTCACAACTTTTCGACGAATACGAAATCGTGAAAGTAGATGATATTTATTCGTTTAGTTTCGGAACGGTTACAGTTTGTATTCGTGTAGTGCCTTGGCACAGCGAAGATGCCTTGGTTTCGGTATTCTCATATTTGGCCGAAAACGTAACTGTTTCAGAAGAATTTGCTAAAGAATTGTTGCATCTGAACGCAACCATTCCGTTTGGTAGCTTCGGGCTAAGCTTTGACTCAGTAGTATTTACTTACTCATTGCCAGCCAGTAACTTAGACTTTAGCGAATTTTCGGCAGCCGTTCAAACGGTAGCCTATATTGCTGACGAATACGACGAAATGGTAAAAGAAAAAGGCGGTATTGTTACGCTATAA